The following nucleotide sequence is from Streptomyces leeuwenhoekii.
GCCGTCGTCGTCCGGCGCGGCGAAGGCATCGTCCTGCGCCTGTGGGACGGCCATACGTTCACGGTGACCGTGGACGACGCGGAGGCGGCCGTCCAGGTCATCAAGGACCGGCTGCGCCCGAAGGCGTCCGGCCCCGCCCATTGAGCCTTTCCGCGCCGCCCGCCCCGCCCGGCCGTGCGGGAGAACGTCGTCCGGCGCCCGCTTCCGCCCCCGGGGGAGACGGCGTTTGTCGGCCGCACAGGCACCCGCCGTACACTCCGGGAGTGACCGTCACCGCAACCTCCGTCGGCGAGCCGGACCGGCTGCGGTCGCGGACCGCGCGGGCGCCGCGCGTCCCGCGGCTCGCGCGCCTGATCCCCGCCGTCGCGGCCGCGCTCTCCGGAGCGCTGCTCTACGTCAGCTTCCCGCCCCGCACCCTGTGGTGGCTGGCCGTGCCGGCCTTCGCCGTGTTCGGGTGGGTGCTGCGCGGGGGCGGCTGGAAGGCGGGTCTCGGCCTCGGCTATCTCTTCGGGCTCGGATTCCTGCTGCCGCTGCTGGTGTGGACCGGTGTCGAGGTCGGCCCCGGCCCCTGGCTCGCCCTGGTGGCCATCGAGGCGGTCTTCGTCGCGCTGGTCGGCGCGGGGGTGGCGGCGGTGTCGAGACTGCCGGCCGCGCCGGTGTGGGCGGCGTCCCTGTGGACCGCCGGGGAAGCCGCACGCGCGCGCGTGCCCTTCGAGGGCTTCCCCTGGGGGAAGATCGCCTTCGGCCAGGCCGACGGGGTGTTCCTGCCGCTCGCGGCGGTGGGCGGCACCCCGCTGCTGGGGTTCGCGGTCGTCCTGTGCGGCTTCGGCCTGTACGACGTCGTACGCCTGGCGCTGCGGGCGCGCCGGACCCGCGCCGTGCGGCGGGGCACGGCGGCCGTGGCCCTGCTGAGCGTGGCCGTTCCGGTGGCGGGGGCCCTGGCCGCCCGGCCGCTGGTCACCGACGAGGCCGAGGACGGCACCGCCACCGTGGCCGTCGTCCAGGGCAACGTGCCGCGCGCGGGACTCGACTTCAACGCCCAGCGACGGGCCGTACTCGACTACCACGCGCGCGAGACGGAGCGGCTGGCCGCCGCGGTCGAGGCCGGGGAGGTGGCGCGGCCCGACTTCGTGCTGTGGCCGGAGAACTCCTCCGACATCGACCCCTTCGCCAACGCCGACGCGCGCGCCGTGATCGACGCGGCGGTCCGGGCGATCGGCGCGCCCATCTCGGTCGGCGGCGTCGTGGAACGCGACGGGAGACTCTACAACGAGCAGATCCTCTGGGACCCGGCCAAGGGGCCCGTCGACACCTACGACAAGCGGCAGATCCAGCCGTTCGGCGAGTACCTCCCGCTGCGCTCGCTCATCGGCGCGATCAACAGCGAGTGGACCTCGATGGTCCGCCAGGACTTCAGCCGGGGCGACGACCCCGGGGTGTTCACCATGGACGGCACCCGGGTCGGCCTGGTCACCTGCTACGAGGCCGCCTTCGACTGGGCCGTGCGCTCCGAGGTCACCGACGGCGCCCAGATGATCTCCGTGCCCAGCAACAACGCGACGTTCGACCGCAGCGAGATGACCTACCAGCAGCTCGCCATGTCCCGCATCCGCGCGGTCGAGCACAGCCGGACCGTCACCGTGCCGGTGACCAGCGGCGTCAGCGCGATCATCCTGCCCGACGGGCGGGTCACACAGAAGACCGGCATGTTCGTTCCCGGCTCCCTGGTGCAGGAGGTGCCCCTGCGCTCCTCGACGACGCCCGCCACCGAGCTGGGCGTCCTCCCGGAGATCGCCCTCGTCCTGGTGGCCGCGGGCGGGCTCGGCCGGGCGATCGGCGCGGGCGTGCGCGGGCGACGCGCCGGTGACGTGTAGCCGTACGCCCGTCGCACGCCCCTTGCCGGTACGGGAGGTGGCCGAGACGGCCCCTTAAGGTCGGGCCCATGGCTACTCCCGATTTCATCCGCGAGCTCCGCGCCTCGGCGGGGCACCAGTTGCTGTGGCTCCCCGGCGTCACCGCCCTCGTCTTCGACGACCGGGGCAGGGTGCTGCTGAACCGCAGGTCCGACACCCGTCGGTGGTCGGTGATCGGCGGCATCCCGGAACCGGGGGAGCAGCCCGCCGCCTGCGCCGTGCGCGAGGTGTACGAGGAGACCGCGATCCGGTGCGCGGTCGAGCGGGTCGTCCTGGTCCAGGCACTCAGCCCGGTGACGTACGACAACGGTGACGTCTGCCAGTACATGGACATCACGTTCCGCTGCCGGGCCCTGGGGGGCGAGGCCCGGGTCAACGACGACGAGTCGCTGGAGGTGGGCTGGTTCGCGGTGGACGCGCTGCCGGACCTCCACGAGTTCGCGCTGTTCCGGATCAAGCAGGCCATGTCGGACGGGCCCACGTGGTTCGATGCCACCGATTTCGGCTGAACTGTAGGGCGTGACCACATGGGGTGGGGCGTGAAGGCTGCCTAGGGTCGTGCCATGACCTCGCCCAGTGCCCTTCCGGGACCCCAGGCCCCCGCCCTCGACCTCGGCGGCCGCACCGCACTCGTCACCGGCGCCGCCGGCGGTATCGGCCGCGCCTGCACACTGCGGCTGGCGGCCGCCGGGGCCAAGGTGAGAGCGGTCGACCGGGACGCCGTCGGCCTCGAGGAGCTCGCCGGGCACGCCGGGGATCTGGCGGGCACCGTCGAGCCGCACGTCGTCGACCTGACCGACCTCGACGCCGCCGAGCTCAT
It contains:
- the lnt gene encoding apolipoprotein N-acyltransferase; amino-acid sequence: MTVTATSVGEPDRLRSRTARAPRVPRLARLIPAVAAALSGALLYVSFPPRTLWWLAVPAFAVFGWVLRGGGWKAGLGLGYLFGLGFLLPLLVWTGVEVGPGPWLALVAIEAVFVALVGAGVAAVSRLPAAPVWAASLWTAGEAARARVPFEGFPWGKIAFGQADGVFLPLAAVGGTPLLGFAVVLCGFGLYDVVRLALRARRTRAVRRGTAAVALLSVAVPVAGALAARPLVTDEAEDGTATVAVVQGNVPRAGLDFNAQRRAVLDYHARETERLAAAVEAGEVARPDFVLWPENSSDIDPFANADARAVIDAAVRAIGAPISVGGVVERDGRLYNEQILWDPAKGPVDTYDKRQIQPFGEYLPLRSLIGAINSEWTSMVRQDFSRGDDPGVFTMDGTRVGLVTCYEAAFDWAVRSEVTDGAQMISVPSNNATFDRSEMTYQQLAMSRIRAVEHSRTVTVPVTSGVSAIILPDGRVTQKTGMFVPGSLVQEVPLRSSTTPATELGVLPEIALVLVAAGGLGRAIGAGVRGRRAGDV
- a CDS encoding NUDIX hydrolase, which translates into the protein MATPDFIRELRASAGHQLLWLPGVTALVFDDRGRVLLNRRSDTRRWSVIGGIPEPGEQPAACAVREVYEETAIRCAVERVVLVQALSPVTYDNGDVCQYMDITFRCRALGGEARVNDDESLEVGWFAVDALPDLHEFALFRIKQAMSDGPTWFDATDFG